A single region of the Chengkuizengella sediminis genome encodes:
- a CDS encoding class I SAM-dependent methyltransferase, whose translation MGFLSILGQTHKLIQDRVSQGDIVIDATVGNGNDTLFLKKLVGDNGIVCGFDVQNTAIENTVKRLSEAGFSLEHVHLIKNSHDKMLEVLPPSMHEKVSAITFNLGYLPGGDHNIITERETTIRALQNSLLFLEKDGIITIVAYSGHPGGEEEADAVHTWVQNLPQKYYQVLSYQFLNQKNNPPYLIAIMKK comes from the coding sequence GTGGGTTTTTTATCAATATTAGGACAAACACATAAATTAATTCAAGATCGAGTAAGTCAAGGGGATATTGTCATTGATGCTACGGTTGGAAACGGTAATGATACATTATTTCTAAAAAAACTAGTCGGTGACAACGGAATAGTTTGTGGTTTTGATGTGCAAAATACAGCGATTGAAAATACAGTTAAACGATTATCTGAAGCTGGTTTTTCTTTAGAACATGTCCATTTAATTAAAAATAGTCATGATAAAATGCTAGAGGTATTACCCCCTTCTATGCACGAAAAAGTATCAGCCATTACGTTTAATTTAGGTTATTTACCAGGTGGAGATCACAATATTATTACAGAGCGAGAAACAACGATACGTGCACTACAAAATTCTCTTTTATTTTTGGAAAAAGACGGAATCATTACTATTGTCGCTTACTCTGGTCATCCAGGTGGAGAAGAAGAAGCAGATGCTGTGCATACTTGGGTACAAAACTTACCGCAGAAATATTATCAAGTTCTCAGTTATCAATTTTTAAATCAGAAAAATAACCCTCCTTATTTAATTGCTATTATGAAAAAATAG
- a CDS encoding TIGR01212 family radical SAM protein (This family includes YhcC from E. coli K-12, an uncharacterized radical SAM protein.), whose product MKLTEHNSPLLWGEKRFHTWNVEMRNTFNEKVFKVMLDAGFTCPNRDGKIETGGCTFCSARGSGDFAGSRRDDLVTQFNTIRDKQHQKWPQAKYIGYFQAYTNTYAPVEELREYYEVILEQPGVVGLSIATRPDCLPDDVIEYLAELNERTYLWVEMGLQTAHESTSNLINRAHDTQCYLDAVEKLRKHNIRVCAHIIYGLPGETHEMMLDTGKAVANMDVQGIKIHLLHLMKKTPMVKQWEAGLLRFLDKDEYIKLIVDTLEILPPEMIIHRLTGDAPRDLLIGPLWSLKKWEVLNAIDAELKNRNTWQGKFWKG is encoded by the coding sequence ATGAAATTAACAGAACATAACTCTCCTCTTCTATGGGGAGAGAAACGTTTTCATACATGGAATGTTGAAATGAGAAATACCTTTAATGAAAAAGTATTTAAGGTCATGTTAGACGCTGGATTTACTTGTCCGAACAGAGATGGGAAAATCGAAACAGGAGGTTGTACTTTTTGCAGTGCTCGAGGTTCAGGTGATTTTGCAGGAAGTCGTAGAGATGATCTAGTTACTCAATTTAATACGATTCGAGATAAACAACATCAAAAATGGCCACAAGCTAAATATATCGGATATTTTCAAGCTTATACAAATACTTACGCACCAGTGGAAGAGCTTCGAGAATATTATGAAGTTATTCTAGAGCAACCTGGTGTTGTTGGATTATCTATTGCAACTCGGCCTGATTGTCTACCAGATGATGTTATTGAATACTTGGCAGAATTAAACGAAAGAACATATCTTTGGGTCGAAATGGGTTTACAGACAGCCCATGAAAGCACATCTAACCTCATTAATCGTGCTCATGATACCCAGTGTTATTTAGATGCGGTTGAAAAATTAAGAAAACACAATATACGAGTGTGCGCACATATCATTTATGGTCTTCCCGGGGAAACACATGAAATGATGCTGGATACAGGAAAAGCTGTTGCAAACATGGATGTGCAAGGAATCAAGATTCACCTTCTGCATCTGATGAAAAAAACACCAATGGTTAAACAATGGGAAGCTGGCTTGCTACGTTTTCTTGATAAGGATGAATATATCAAGCTAATTGTTGATACTTTGGAAATTCTACCTCCAGAAATGATTATTCATCGACTTACGGGTGATGCCCCAAGAGATTTATTAATTGGACCGTTATGGAGCTTAAAGAAATGGGAAGTTCTAAATGCCATCGATGCAGAATTAAAAAATCGAAATACTTGGCAAGGGAAGTTTTGGAAAGGTTAA